Proteins found in one Candidatus Bathyarchaeota archaeon genomic segment:
- a CDS encoding ABC transporter permease, with the protein MSEFRGLYTLWLREVKRFMRDKARVVISFVQPLLWLVIFAGGFGARILIPGTNYQQYLFPGIIGQTLLFTAMFMGISVIWDKEFGFMKEILVSPVSRFTIFIGKMLGDSTATLLQGVIVFVFGFILGIPFDPLTLVVALPIMLLIVIGLVSVGLIIASFIGSLENFGAIQTFINLPLFFLSGALFPISGVGTPEWLRVASIFDPLTYGIDALRTVILGSAWTPIQPLYINLAVVGVFDVVMVVVGTWAFSRMK; encoded by the coding sequence GTGAGTGAATTCCGTGGACTCTACACGCTCTGGCTAAGAGAAGTTAAACGCTTCATGCGTGACAAGGCGAGGGTTGTTATAAGTTTTGTTCAACCGCTCCTTTGGCTGGTGATTTTTGCGGGTGGTTTTGGCGCGCGTATTCTTATACCAGGTACAAATTATCAGCAATATCTTTTCCCAGGTATTATAGGGCAAACGTTGCTGTTTACGGCTATGTTTATGGGGATTAGTGTTATTTGGGATAAAGAGTTTGGTTTTATGAAGGAAATTTTGGTTTCACCAGTTTCAAGGTTTACCATTTTTATTGGGAAAATGCTTGGTGATAGCACTGCTACTTTGCTTCAGGGGGTTATCGTTTTTGTCTTTGGTTTTATTTTGGGTATACCTTTTGACCCGTTAACTTTGGTTGTTGCTTTGCCAATTATGTTGCTTATTGTGATTGGTTTGGTGAGTGTGGGTTTGATAATTGCTAGTTTTATAGGCAGTTTAGAAAATTTTGGGGCCATTCAAACTTTCATTAACCTTCCATTGTTCTTTTTGAGCGGTGCACTCTTTCCGATTTCAGGTGTTGGAACGCCTGAGTGGTTGCGTGTTGCTTCAATATTTGATCCGTTAACGTATGGGATTGATGCGTTGCGGACGGTGATTTTGGGTTCGGCATGGACGCCGATTCAGCCGCTGTACATTAACCTTGCTGTGGTAGGTGTTTTTGATGTGGTTATGGTTGTGGTTGGTACGTGGGCTTTT